Proteins encoded by one window of Emticicia oligotrophica DSM 17448:
- a CDS encoding BKACE family enzyme produces MLPKIINLCPTGTLTTKENSFAPIYYSEIIDDVLACYEIGISVVHLHARDNLGQNTYKKEVYQKIIEGIKKHAPDLVIGVSLSGRFYNENNLRAEVLSLYPDLASLTMSSLNFPKNASINTPDTILWLIEEMKKYGVNPEIECFDSGMINFTNHLIKKGILVEPIYMNVILGNLFNAGTDISTISSIVHNLPNHAKVCFGGIGQAQLKSNLIGLIEADGVRIGLEDNLYLNDKNKATNRQLLERIHRIMNELDYCYMSTTEFKNLGYGNKKTNGFGAK; encoded by the coding sequence ATGCTACCAAAAATTATTAACCTTTGCCCCACAGGAACGCTTACAACGAAAGAAAACTCTTTTGCTCCAATCTATTATTCTGAAATCATTGACGATGTATTAGCTTGTTACGAAATAGGCATAAGTGTTGTTCATTTACATGCAAGAGATAACTTAGGGCAAAATACATACAAAAAAGAAGTCTATCAAAAAATCATAGAAGGCATTAAAAAGCATGCACCAGATTTGGTTATTGGAGTATCATTAAGCGGTCGTTTCTACAATGAAAATAATTTAAGAGCAGAAGTCCTCAGTCTTTATCCAGACTTAGCCTCACTGACAATGTCTTCTTTAAACTTTCCTAAAAATGCTTCTATAAATACTCCAGATACTATTTTATGGTTAATTGAAGAAATGAAAAAATATGGAGTAAACCCTGAAATTGAATGTTTTGACTCTGGGATGATAAACTTCACCAATCATTTAATAAAAAAAGGTATTTTAGTAGAACCAATTTATATGAATGTAATTTTAGGTAATTTATTCAATGCTGGTACAGATATTTCTACAATTAGTTCTATTGTTCATAACTTACCAAATCATGCAAAAGTTTGTTTTGGAGGAATCGGACAAGCCCAATTGAAATCAAACTTAATTGGTTTAATTGAAGCCGATGGAGTAAGAATCGGATTGGAAGATAACCTTTATCTAAACGATAAAAATAAAGCAACCAATCGGCAATTACTCGAAAGAATTCATAGAATTATGAATGAACTAGATTATTGTTATATGAGTACAACAGAATTTAAAAATTTAGGCTATGGAAATAAAAAAACTAACGGTTTTGGGGCTAAGTGA
- a CDS encoding energy transducer TonB, which translates to MKNLYLISLLCISTGVIAQENTLIYTTADIWPTYPQGNKALYTFICTNQNVSVEAIPSEKNKNIVFVRFVVEKDGSLSGHKVMRGINQTCDAEALRITKLLSKWNPGGTIRFNKFQPLRMYMTIAVKFFRNFSDCEASYYQLITN; encoded by the coding sequence ATGAAAAATTTATATTTAATTAGCCTTTTATGTATTTCGACAGGGGTTATTGCCCAAGAAAATACATTAATTTACACTACTGCCGATATTTGGCCAACGTATCCACAAGGCAATAAAGCACTCTATACTTTCATTTGTACAAACCAGAATGTATCTGTTGAAGCAATTCCGAGTGAAAAAAACAAGAATATCGTCTTTGTCAGATTTGTCGTTGAAAAAGATGGTAGTCTGTCTGGGCACAAGGTGATGAGAGGAATCAATCAAACTTGTGATGCAGAAGCATTGAGAATAACAAAACTTCTTTCTAAGTGGAATCCGGGAGGAACGATTCGATTTAATAAATTTCAGCCTTTACGTATGTACATGACAATTGCTGTAAAATTTTTTCGAAATTTTTCTGACTGTGAAGCATCTTATTATCAGTTAATTACAAATTAA
- the hisIE gene encoding bifunctional phosphoribosyl-AMP cyclohydrolase/phosphoribosyl-ATP diphosphatase HisIE: MERTIAFDKSVDGLVPAIIQDSITGKVLMLGYMNAEAYEKTMAEGIVTFFSRSKQRLWTKGETSNNFLHVKKVLIDCDGDTILINASPDGPTCHTGDDTCFQEVNDGKVMFINHLRSVIRDRKLNPSDSSYTAQLFKKGVNKVAQKVGEEAVELVIEAKDENKDLFLGEAADLFFHYLVLLEQKNYTFDEVLDVLIKRHK, translated from the coding sequence ATGGAAAGAACAATCGCTTTTGATAAATCGGTCGATGGCTTAGTGCCTGCAATTATTCAGGATTCAATCACCGGTAAAGTTTTAATGCTTGGATATATGAATGCCGAAGCGTATGAAAAAACTATGGCCGAGGGAATCGTAACTTTTTTTAGTAGAAGTAAACAAAGACTTTGGACAAAAGGAGAGACTTCGAATAATTTTCTTCACGTAAAAAAAGTATTAATTGATTGCGATGGAGATACAATTTTGATTAACGCCTCGCCAGATGGCCCTACTTGCCATACTGGAGATGACACTTGTTTTCAGGAGGTAAACGATGGGAAAGTAATGTTTATCAATCATTTACGCTCAGTGATAAGAGACCGTAAGCTAAATCCTTCTGATAGTTCTTACACGGCACAACTGTTTAAGAAAGGCGTAAATAAAGTAGCCCAAAAAGTAGGAGAAGAAGCCGTAGAGTTAGTAATTGAAGCGAAAGATGAAAATAAAGATTTGTTTTTAGGTGAAGCGGCTGATTTATTCTTCCATTATTTGGTGCTTTTAGAGCAGAAAAACTATACTTTTGATGAGGTTTTAGATGTATTGATTAAGCGTCATAAATAA
- a CDS encoding phage holin family protein: MINYLIRLACCAAAVYFMPQFLSEIKVDSITTSLMVAFVMSFLNTFIKPILKLLSLPITLLTLGLFSLVINVGIVYLAAYLVEGFRVGGFLQPLIFGFVLSIVNSLVGAFQD; this comes from the coding sequence ATGATAAATTATTTAATTCGTTTGGCATGTTGTGCGGCTGCGGTTTATTTCATGCCCCAATTTTTGAGTGAAATCAAGGTAGATTCCATCACAACTTCGTTGATGGTAGCTTTTGTGATGAGTTTCTTGAATACATTTATTAAACCCATCTTAAAGTTGCTTTCATTGCCAATTACACTGCTAACTTTAGGTTTATTTTCTTTAGTTATCAATGTGGGTATTGTTTATTTAGCTGCCTATTTGGTAGAAGGCTTTAGGGTTGGTGGATTCTTACAACCACTTATTTTTGGTTTTGTACTTTCGATTGTAAATAGCTTAGTGGGAGCATTTCAGGATTAG
- a CDS encoding redoxin domain-containing protein: MAVKVGELAPDFKLFNTDKAEVNLSDYRGKNVVVLFFPLAFTGVCTAELCQMRDDIATYAGLNAEILGISVDSIFTLGKFKAEQNLPFQLLSDFNKETAQAYGAYYDTFVFGMQGVAKRSAFVVDKEGVIKYAEVLESAGDLPNFAAVKETLASL; the protein is encoded by the coding sequence ATGGCTGTTAAAGTAGGCGAACTAGCACCTGACTTCAAATTATTTAATACTGATAAAGCAGAAGTGAATCTTTCTGATTATCGTGGAAAAAATGTAGTAGTATTATTTTTCCCATTGGCATTTACAGGCGTTTGTACGGCTGAACTTTGTCAAATGCGTGATGACATTGCCACTTACGCTGGCCTAAACGCAGAGATTTTAGGTATTTCAGTAGATTCTATCTTTACTTTGGGTAAATTCAAAGCTGAGCAAAATCTTCCATTCCAATTACTATCTGATTTCAATAAAGAAACAGCTCAAGCTTACGGAGCTTATTACGATACATTTGTTTTTGGAATGCAAGGAGTAGCTAAACGTTCGGCTTTTGTTGTTGACAAAGAAGGAGTTATTAAATATGCCGAAGTACTTGAAAGTGCAGGTGATTTACCAAACTTCGCAGCAGTAAAAGAAACTTTAGCGAGTCTCTAA
- a CDS encoding glycoside hydrolase family 9 protein, protein MKFCKTFFLILALPFLVSAQTYIRVNQLGYLPKAVKVAVVLSKHQKPLQSFTIKDAITDKVVFSSNKIKNHGAFGNFTSTYRLDFSNFQKKGAYYIQTNDSKSIKFRIDEEVYAGSADFLLKYMRQQRCGYNPFLKDSCHIHDGFRVYHPDPKKDSTHIDVKGGWHDASDYLQYTTTSANAIYQMLLAYKNNPTVFKDFHQANGLEGSNGIPDIIDEIKWGIDWLVKMNPAYGEMYNQIADDRDHIGLRLPNNDPNSYGKGTMRPVYFCTGKPQGAFQNKSRATGIASTAGKYASTFALGSEVLQKFYPDFSKTLKKKAIDAYDWGKKNPGACQTAPCRAPYFYEEDNWTDDMELAAAELSKITKNKDYLQDAINFSKQETVTPWMINDTARHYQWYPFMNAGHYQTASQMTNNNELKSYYQQGLSAIKARAKKNPFLNGIPFIWCSNNLVTATLTQINLYRKLGGKGFEEMEAALRDWLFGCNPWGTSMIVGLPLAGDYPQDPHSAFTYLKNYPIDGGLVDGPVRTSIFKGLKYVALRFPDEYADFQSNMAVYHDDFGDYSTNEPTMDGTACLTYYLSTLENAPKTTEKLSIYKGAITRFDANKKIIRLAFTGHEFYEGGEKIAQTLKSENIKGSFFFTGEFYRNPATYSLIQKLISDGHYLGGHSDKHLLYNDWTKPDSLLISKLQFDDDLKSNYLAMNKFGITPEKAPYFMPPFEWYNETIAEWTKNNGLQLINFTAGTGSNRDYTYPEIGNKYANNQTIMRDILKYEKNNKDGLNGFILLIHLGTDPRRKEKFYDQLPQLIKHLKQKGYQFKRL, encoded by the coding sequence ATGAAATTTTGTAAAACCTTCTTTTTGATTTTAGCCCTCCCATTCCTTGTTTCAGCTCAAACCTACATTAGAGTCAACCAATTAGGATATTTACCCAAGGCTGTTAAAGTTGCCGTAGTTCTGAGTAAGCACCAAAAGCCATTGCAATCATTTACTATTAAAGATGCCATTACGGATAAGGTAGTTTTTAGTTCTAATAAAATCAAAAATCATGGAGCATTTGGCAATTTTACTTCTACTTATCGCTTAGACTTCTCCAATTTTCAAAAAAAGGGAGCTTATTATATTCAAACCAATGATAGTAAATCAATTAAATTTCGAATTGATGAGGAGGTTTATGCCGGTTCTGCCGATTTTTTGCTAAAATATATGCGTCAACAACGTTGTGGATATAATCCCTTCTTGAAAGACTCATGCCACATACACGATGGATTTAGAGTTTATCACCCTGACCCCAAAAAAGATTCTACCCATATTGATGTAAAAGGTGGCTGGCACGATGCTTCTGATTATTTGCAATACACCACCACTTCGGCCAATGCGATTTATCAAATGTTATTGGCCTATAAAAATAATCCGACTGTATTTAAGGATTTTCATCAAGCAAATGGCTTGGAAGGCAGCAATGGTATTCCTGATATTATTGACGAAATCAAATGGGGAATCGACTGGCTTGTAAAGATGAATCCTGCTTATGGAGAGATGTATAATCAGATTGCTGATGACCGCGACCACATCGGCTTACGTTTACCCAACAACGACCCTAATTCTTATGGGAAAGGAACTATGCGACCCGTATATTTTTGTACAGGTAAACCACAAGGAGCTTTCCAAAATAAAAGTAGGGCAACGGGAATTGCGTCTACTGCTGGTAAATATGCTTCAACTTTTGCGTTAGGCTCGGAAGTTTTACAGAAATTTTATCCTGATTTTTCTAAAACACTAAAAAAGAAGGCTATTGATGCCTATGATTGGGGTAAAAAGAATCCAGGGGCTTGTCAAACGGCTCCTTGCCGTGCACCCTACTTTTATGAGGAAGACAATTGGACTGATGATATGGAATTGGCCGCCGCCGAGCTGTCTAAAATCACAAAGAATAAAGATTATCTTCAAGATGCCATCAATTTTAGTAAACAAGAAACCGTTACACCTTGGATGATAAACGATACCGCTCGACATTATCAATGGTATCCATTCATGAATGCAGGCCACTACCAAACGGCTTCTCAAATGACCAATAATAATGAGTTAAAATCTTATTATCAACAAGGTTTGAGTGCTATCAAAGCGAGAGCGAAGAAAAATCCTTTCTTGAATGGCATTCCATTTATTTGGTGTTCAAATAACTTAGTAACGGCAACCCTCACGCAAATCAATTTATATAGAAAATTAGGAGGAAAAGGCTTCGAAGAAATGGAAGCTGCTCTTCGTGATTGGCTTTTTGGTTGCAATCCGTGGGGAACAAGTATGATAGTTGGTCTTCCTCTTGCGGGCGATTACCCTCAAGACCCACATTCTGCCTTTACTTACTTGAAAAATTATCCAATAGATGGCGGATTAGTTGATGGACCCGTAAGAACATCTATTTTTAAAGGCTTAAAATATGTTGCCCTTCGCTTTCCTGACGAATATGCTGATTTTCAGTCAAATATGGCAGTTTATCACGATGATTTTGGCGATTATTCAACCAACGAGCCAACCATGGACGGTACCGCCTGTCTGACTTACTATTTATCAACTTTAGAAAATGCTCCTAAAACTACCGAAAAACTAAGTATTTACAAGGGAGCGATTACTCGATTCGATGCTAACAAAAAAATAATTCGATTGGCTTTTACAGGGCATGAGTTTTATGAAGGAGGTGAAAAAATTGCCCAAACTTTAAAATCTGAAAATATTAAAGGCTCATTTTTCTTTACTGGTGAATTTTATAGAAATCCAGCAACCTATTCGCTCATTCAAAAACTTATCAGTGATGGGCATTACTTAGGCGGACATTCTGATAAACACCTACTTTATAATGACTGGACAAAACCAGATTCTCTACTCATTTCCAAACTACAATTTGATGATGACTTAAAGTCCAATTATTTGGCTATGAATAAATTTGGCATTACTCCTGAAAAAGCACCGTATTTTATGCCTCCTTTCGAATGGTATAATGAAACAATTGCTGAATGGACCAAGAATAATGGCTTACAGCTCATCAACTTTACTGCTGGAACAGGTTCGAACAGAGATTATACTTACCCAGAAATCGGCAATAAATACGCTAATAATCAAACTATTATGCGTGACATTTTAAAGTATGAAAAGAATAATAAAGATGGACTAAATGGATTTATTTTACTCATTCACTTAGGCACTGACCCAAGAAGAAAAGAAAAGTTTTACGACCAATTACCCCAATTAATTAAACATTTGAAACAAAAAGGCTATCAATTTAAACGTCTATGA
- a CDS encoding L-serine ammonia-lyase — translation MTQEAIKTSIFDLFKIGPGPSSSHTIGPMKAAYDFLQRAKASAQSTTLHQPKIMIHLYGSLSATGKGHGTDRAVIAGLLGWLPDTCEPTAFTALLKNPDDLYITQVGNYEVSLTARNIVFERKRYESPHPNTLVFKLIENEQIVLGEEYYSVGGGFIQRKGEDAQAQNDKEPVFGFTTMKELKEHLAKQKITLTELMIANEMALTGLSKKEIFQKIDDILEAMHKAVKRGLRQKGLLPGTIKLRRKAPVLYAQAKNTASTTDSFMVFLNAYCMAASEENAAGNIVVTAPTSGASGVIPGVFFLLRNHYHYDKQRLREGMLAAAAVGYLIKHNASISGAEMGCMGEIGSASAMAAAMLAYCAGKSIEIVEAAAEIAIEHHLGMTCDPIGGYVQIPCIERNAMGAIKAYNAYLLAASGNASAQKISLDSVIKVMRATGRDMSKKYKETSQAGLALSATEC, via the coding sequence ATGACACAAGAAGCAATTAAAACTTCTATTTTTGATTTATTTAAAATTGGTCCAGGGCCATCTAGTTCACATACTATCGGACCAATGAAAGCAGCTTATGACTTTTTGCAGAGAGCGAAGGCTTCAGCTCAAAGTACAACTTTACATCAGCCTAAAATAATGATTCATTTGTATGGATCTTTGAGTGCTACTGGTAAAGGACACGGAACTGATCGTGCGGTAATTGCTGGATTATTGGGTTGGTTGCCAGATACTTGCGAGCCTACGGCCTTTACAGCATTACTCAAAAATCCCGATGATTTGTACATAACACAAGTAGGTAATTATGAGGTGTCGTTGACAGCTAGAAATATTGTGTTTGAACGTAAACGCTATGAATCGCCACATCCTAATACGTTGGTTTTTAAGTTGATTGAGAATGAACAAATTGTGCTTGGAGAAGAGTATTATTCAGTAGGAGGTGGTTTTATTCAACGTAAAGGAGAAGACGCTCAGGCACAAAATGATAAAGAGCCTGTGTTTGGATTCACAACGATGAAAGAATTAAAAGAACATTTAGCCAAGCAAAAAATCACGCTTACTGAATTAATGATAGCCAATGAAATGGCATTGACGGGTTTGAGTAAAAAAGAGATTTTTCAGAAAATTGATGATATACTCGAAGCTATGCACAAGGCTGTAAAGCGAGGATTGCGTCAGAAAGGTCTTTTGCCGGGAACTATCAAACTGCGTAGAAAAGCTCCAGTATTATATGCACAAGCTAAAAATACGGCCTCAACTACCGATAGTTTTATGGTTTTCTTGAACGCCTATTGTATGGCAGCTTCGGAAGAAAATGCGGCTGGAAATATTGTCGTTACTGCCCCTACATCGGGAGCTTCAGGCGTGATTCCGGGTGTATTTTTCCTATTGCGAAATCATTATCATTATGACAAACAACGTTTGAGAGAAGGAATGCTAGCTGCTGCTGCGGTGGGTTACTTAATCAAGCATAATGCGAGTATTTCGGGTGCAGAAATGGGTTGTATGGGCGAAATCGGGTCAGCTTCTGCAATGGCTGCTGCCATGTTGGCCTATTGTGCAGGAAAAAGTATTGAAATTGTAGAAGCTGCGGCCGAAATTGCAATCGAACATCATTTAGGAATGACCTGTGACCCAATCGGGGGGTATGTGCAAATACCTTGTATTGAACGAAATGCCATGGGTGCAATAAAGGCGTATAATGCTTACTTATTAGCCGCATCGGGTAATGCCTCGGCACAGAAAATATCACTTGATAGTGTTATAAAAGTTATGCGTGCAACGGGCCGAGATATGTCGAAGAAATATAAAGAAACTTCTCAGGCAGGTCTAGCATTGAGTGCAACTGAATGTTAG
- a CDS encoding vanadium-dependent haloperoxidase, producing the protein MKNIYPQGIKVGLLTLVLCTLLIMNGCESNNGDNPIPVAATDTTTASAAIRWGKMSLFIAEKTPGNSPTYASRGFGYIGLTMYESIVGGFKAYNSLAGQLNGLVTLPKIDSTQRYNWVLSLNAGQSWIHKNIYEQTSEANKRTIDSLEAKILSEYKAENQAVIERSVKYGQEVAKAIFEWSKTDGGYQGYNRNFTTDYVLPVGPGYWKSPQFSQSPSTLPLHPYWGKNRTFVSTNSSLAVPRPITFNSSSYSQYYAQFLEVYAKNQVLTQEEKEIALFWGDDPSRTFTPPGHSYSIARIVVRTAKPPLIKAAQTFAMVGMAIGDAFINCWKAKYTYHAERPSTFIRTYIDASWLPFWPEPPFPAFYSGHSVQSAASATVLTKLYGDEFKYVDNSHEGRGQDPLTFIFYKNRSYSSFWEAAQESAYSRLLGGIHNRSDNDTGLAEGRKIGQNVNALKWLK; encoded by the coding sequence ATGAAAAATATCTACCCACAAGGTATTAAGGTAGGGCTACTGACCTTAGTACTATGCACACTACTTATAATGAATGGTTGTGAAAGCAATAATGGCGACAACCCAATACCAGTGGCTGCTACTGATACAACTACTGCCAGTGCTGCTATTCGATGGGGAAAGATGTCTTTATTTATTGCAGAAAAAACACCTGGAAACTCTCCCACGTATGCTTCAAGGGGTTTTGGATATATTGGTCTAACTATGTATGAGAGCATAGTTGGTGGTTTTAAGGCATATAACTCGCTTGCTGGGCAGTTAAATGGTTTAGTTACTTTACCAAAGATAGATTCAACCCAAAGATACAACTGGGTACTGAGCTTAAATGCCGGACAATCTTGGATTCATAAAAATATTTACGAACAAACTTCTGAAGCCAATAAAAGAACTATAGATTCACTTGAAGCAAAGATTTTATCTGAATATAAGGCTGAAAATCAGGCGGTTATTGAGCGTTCGGTGAAGTACGGGCAAGAAGTGGCAAAAGCTATTTTTGAATGGTCAAAAACAGATGGAGGATATCAAGGTTATAATCGTAATTTTACAACAGATTATGTATTACCCGTAGGGCCTGGTTATTGGAAAAGTCCACAATTTAGTCAATCTCCTAGTACTTTACCTTTACATCCTTACTGGGGTAAAAACCGTACTTTTGTATCAACAAATAGCAGCTTAGCAGTACCTAGGCCTATTACTTTTAATTCTAGTTCATACTCACAATATTATGCACAGTTTTTGGAAGTTTACGCCAAAAATCAAGTATTGACACAAGAAGAAAAAGAAATTGCCCTATTTTGGGGCGATGACCCAAGCCGAACATTTACGCCACCGGGTCACTCTTATAGCATCGCAAGAATTGTAGTTAGAACAGCCAAGCCACCATTGATTAAAGCAGCACAAACTTTTGCTATGGTTGGAATGGCAATCGGAGATGCTTTTATAAACTGTTGGAAGGCAAAATATACATATCATGCAGAACGCCCATCGACTTTTATTCGCACATATATAGATGCATCATGGTTACCTTTTTGGCCAGAGCCTCCATTTCCAGCGTTTTATTCAGGCCATTCAGTGCAATCGGCCGCTTCGGCTACGGTACTTACCAAGCTGTATGGTGATGAGTTTAAATACGTGGATAACTCGCATGAAGGACGTGGACAAGACCCACTCACTTTCATTTTCTATAAGAATCGTTCGTATAGTTCATTTTGGGAGGCTGCTCAAGAATCAGCTTATTCAAGATTATTAGGTGGAATTCATAATAGAAGCGATAATGACACAGGCTTAGCTGAAGGGCGTAAGATTGGTCAAAATGTAAATGCATTGAAGTGGCTTAAATGA
- the treF gene encoding alpha,alpha-trehalase TreF, translating into MERTIKNIYELGLLFEKVQLENVFPDNKTFPDCIAKESLEVINKKFFKEKNQANFDLKAFIKAHFDMPVNRTAAYESNKEHSIEEHLDTLWKVLTREPEHENSSLIPLPKPYVVPGGRFGEVYYWDSYFTMLGLRASGRIDMIESMIDNFSYLLETIGHIPNGNRSYYIGRSQPPFYAQMVKLLSEEKGLEILVKYLPYLEQEYHFWMNGRNELSPHQRAVHRVVLMPDGNVLNRFWDENNTPRPESFKEDLELSHQSSQSPNDLFRHIRAAAESGWDFSSRWFRDTHDFSSIHTTEIIPIDLNCLLYNLEDTLSSTYSLMNNSLKADEFQQLAKKRKNTIQKYLWNETEGFYFDYDFISNTPKTHQTLAAVFPLYFKIVEAQQAEKIAVNIKNKFLKSGGLQTTLVNTGQQWDSPNGWAPLQWITYKGLLNYQIEDLAYEIRSRWLALNRRVYQKTGKMTEKYNVVDERLMAGGGEYPNQDGFGWTNGVFLAMSTT; encoded by the coding sequence ATGGAGCGTACGATAAAAAATATCTATGAATTAGGGCTTTTATTCGAAAAAGTGCAGTTAGAAAATGTTTTCCCTGATAATAAAACCTTTCCTGACTGTATAGCTAAAGAAAGTTTAGAGGTCATTAACAAGAAATTTTTTAAAGAAAAAAATCAAGCAAATTTTGATTTAAAAGCTTTCATTAAGGCACACTTTGATATGCCTGTCAATCGAACAGCGGCTTATGAAAGTAATAAAGAACATTCGATTGAAGAACATTTAGATACCCTTTGGAAAGTTCTAACGCGTGAACCCGAACATGAAAATAGTTCACTTATTCCACTACCTAAACCTTATGTTGTGCCGGGTGGGCGTTTTGGTGAAGTATATTATTGGGATAGCTATTTTACGATGCTTGGTTTACGTGCTTCAGGCAGAATAGATATGATAGAATCAATGATTGATAATTTTTCATATTTACTCGAAACAATCGGGCATATTCCGAATGGAAATAGAAGCTATTATATAGGGCGTTCTCAGCCACCATTTTATGCACAAATGGTAAAACTTTTAAGTGAAGAAAAAGGCTTAGAAATACTTGTAAAATACTTACCATATCTTGAGCAGGAATATCATTTTTGGATGAATGGCAGAAACGAACTATCACCCCATCAAAGAGCAGTTCACCGAGTTGTATTAATGCCTGATGGTAATGTTTTAAATAGATTTTGGGACGAAAATAATACTCCTCGCCCTGAATCATTCAAAGAAGACCTTGAACTTTCTCACCAATCAAGTCAAAGTCCAAATGATTTATTTCGCCATATTAGAGCCGCAGCCGAATCAGGCTGGGATTTTAGCAGCCGATGGTTTAGAGATACCCACGATTTTTCGAGTATCCATACGACCGAAATCATTCCGATTGACCTAAATTGTCTATTATATAATTTGGAAGATACTCTTTCTAGTACTTATTCCTTAATGAATAATAGTTTGAAAGCAGACGAATTTCAACAATTAGCTAAAAAAAGAAAAAATACAATACAAAAATACCTTTGGAATGAGACAGAGGGGTTTTACTTTGATTACGACTTTATTTCAAATACCCCAAAAACACACCAAACATTGGCGGCTGTCTTCCCACTTTATTTTAAGATTGTGGAAGCACAGCAAGCCGAAAAAATTGCGGTTAATATAAAAAATAAATTCTTGAAAAGTGGCGGATTACAGACTACACTTGTCAATACAGGTCAACAATGGGATTCGCCCAATGGTTGGGCTCCTCTACAATGGATAACTTATAAAGGTCTATTAAATTATCAAATTGAAGATTTGGCCTACGAAATTCGAAGTCGTTGGTTAGCTCTAAACCGTAGGGTATATCAAAAAACAGGCAAAATGACCGAAAAATATAATGTTGTAGATGAAAGATTAATGGCTGGAGGGGGAGAATATCCCAATCAAGATGGATTTGGTTGGACAAATGGTGTATTTTTGGCTATGAGCACAACATAG
- a CDS encoding MFS transporter produces MQNWKIKLSLYLNYFVFAILLNSVGAVILQVQRNFDVSKSDASVLEGFKDLPIAICSFILASFLPKIGYKKAMLIALALVSAISFTIPYANGFWHFKLLFLVVGISFALIKVSVFATIGLITKNIKEHSSFMGLLEGTFMIGVLLGNILFSLFIDNDNPKSAAWLSVYWILGGLSLLAFILLMTANLDESEAKVEGSSLSSDFLAMLRLIALPLVIVFIISVFLFVLIEQSFQTWTPTFYKDILKVPASMGIQAGAILAGAFAVGRFASGVILRRFSWILVLTICIITCGSLVLLTLPLTQGIMASPDTNWTNAPIVAYIFPIMGIFLAPIYPTINSVILSSLPKHLHSPMSGLIVVFSALGGTTGSIITGHVFEAFTGQTAFYLSLIPMSILMVCLFILNSLQKKSNTEVSFGNHSSGH; encoded by the coding sequence ATGCAAAACTGGAAAATCAAGCTATCATTATACCTCAACTATTTTGTCTTTGCAATATTGCTCAATAGTGTAGGTGCTGTAATCTTACAAGTACAACGCAATTTTGATGTTTCAAAATCAGACGCCTCAGTTCTTGAAGGTTTCAAAGATTTACCTATTGCCATTTGTTCATTTATTTTAGCCTCTTTTTTACCCAAAATTGGCTATAAAAAAGCCATGCTTATTGCTTTGGCATTGGTTAGTGCTATTTCTTTCACGATTCCCTACGCCAATGGTTTTTGGCATTTTAAACTCTTATTCTTAGTAGTAGGAATTTCATTTGCTTTGATTAAGGTTTCAGTTTTTGCCACAATCGGCCTTATTACGAAAAATATTAAAGAACATTCAAGTTTTATGGGTTTACTTGAAGGTACATTCATGATTGGGGTTTTGTTAGGAAATATTCTTTTTAGCTTATTTATTGATAACGATAATCCCAAATCAGCAGCTTGGCTAAGTGTTTACTGGATTTTAGGAGGTTTATCACTACTGGCATTTATACTCTTAATGACCGCCAACTTAGATGAATCAGAGGCTAAAGTTGAGGGTTCGTCTTTGAGTAGCGATTTCTTGGCAATGCTTCGCCTAATTGCACTTCCTCTTGTAATTGTATTTATTATCAGCGTGTTTTTATTTGTGCTAATCGAACAAAGCTTTCAGACTTGGACGCCTACCTTTTATAAGGATATTCTGAAAGTTCCGGCGAGTATGGGAATTCAGGCGGGAGCTATTTTAGCGGGAGCGTTTGCCGTTGGACGTTTTGCTTCGGGCGTAATTCTTCGTCGATTTAGCTGGATTTTAGTTTTAACTATCTGTATCATTACTTGTGGTTCGTTGGTACTACTTACGCTTCCGCTCACGCAAGGCATTATGGCTTCGCCTGATACAAATTGGACAAACGCACCTATTGTAGCCTATATTTTCCCAATTATGGGTATATTTTTAGCCCCAATATATCCTACGATTAACTCTGTTATTCTTAGCTCATTGCCAAAACATCTACACAGCCCAATGTCGGGTTTAATTGTTGTATTTTCTGCCTTAGGCGGTACTACCGGTTCTATCATAACAGGACACGTTTTTGAAGCATTCACGGGGCAAACAGCTTTTTACTTATCATTAATTCCGATGAGTATTCTGATGGTTTGCTTGTTTATACTCAATTCTTTACAGAAGAAATCTAATACTGAAGTTTCGTTTGGTAATCATTCAAGCGGACATTAA